ATTTTTTCGAAAAAGTAAATAATCTTAAAAACAAAGAGAGCTGACTTTTCAGTCGGCTCTCTTTGTTTTAGTTTTAGTGATTTCGCTTTTTAAAGAATTACACGCATAATTCCTGGGCTGAATAAGCATTTTTGATTATACCAAAAGCTTTCATTCCAGGGTATCTTGCTGCACATCCAAGCTCTTGTTCAATTCTGATGAGCTGGTTGTATTTAGCAATTCTGTCGCTTCTGGAAGCTGAGCCTGTTTTGATTTGTCCGCAATTTAAAGCTACAGCGAGATCAGCGATGGTTGAATCTTCTGTTTCTCCTGATCTGTGGCTCATTATAGCGGTATATCCTGCTTTATGGGCAAGGTTTACAGCAGCCATTGTTTCGCTAAGTGTTCCAATCTGGTTAACTTTAACGAGTATGCTGTTTGCAACGCCTTTAACGATACCTTCAGCAAGTTTTTTGGTGTTTGTAACGAATAAATCATCACCTACCAGTTGAACTCTGCCGCCAATTTCGTCAGTAAGAGTTTTCCAGCCTTCCCAATCGTTTTCGCTCATGCCGTCTTCGATTGAAATAATAGGGTATTTGTTTGAAAGGTCTTTCAAGAAGCCTACCATTTCGTCTCTTGAGAAGGTTTTACCTTCGCCATCGAGGACATATTTACCGTCTTTGTAGAATTCTGAGCTGGCAACGTCAAGAGCAAGTTTGATATCGTTGGTTGTATAACCTGCTTTTTCAATAGCTGTAAGGATTACTTCAAGAGCTTCTTCGTTAGAAGAAAGGTTAGGAGCAAATCCGCCTTCATCGCCTACGGAAGTAACATAGCCTTTGCCTTTTAATACTGATTTAAGTGCGTGGAATGTTTCAGTACCCATTCTTAAAGCTTCCTGAAAGCAGCAAGCGCCAACAGGAGCAATCATGAATTCTTGAATATCAACGTTGTTATCAGCGTGTGCGCCGCCGTTGATTATGTTCATAAGGGGAACAGGAAGTGTAGTTCCGTTAATTCCGCCTACATATCTGTATAAAGGTAATTCAAAAGTGACAGCCGAAGCTTTAGCACAGGCTAAACTCACGCCTAATATTGCGTTAGCACCTAATTTGCTTTTATTGTCCGTACCGTCAAGCTCGATCATTGTTCTGTCGATTTCATACTGGTTGCTTGCGTCCATATCGATGAGTTCTTTTGCTATGATGTCGTTTACGTTATCAACAGCTTGAAGAACGCCTTTTCCGCCGTATCTTGACTTGTCATCATCTCTTAATTCAACAGCTTCCCACATACCTGTGCTTGCGCCTGAAGGTACTGCTGCTCTGCCTACAGCTCCGCTGGAAAGTTCCACATCAACTTCAACTGTTGGATTACCTCTTGAATCAAGGATTTGTCTGGCTTGAATGTGTTCAATAAATGTACCCATTTGTTTCTCCTATTCTTTTTCCTGTAATTTAGTTATCTCGTCTGTTATTTCGTACAATGTTTTTGATTCTTGTATAGACACGTTCCCTGTCGGAACTTTTAAAATATTGGCGATTAGCGTTTTATTAAAGTATTCCAGCCTCAAAACATCTCCCTCTTTTACTTCTGTAGAGGGTTTTGCGGCTTTGTTATTAATAAAAACCCTTCCTGCTGAAGTTACTTCGTTTGCAACTGTTCTTCTTTTTATTAATCTGGAGACTTTTAAGTATTTATCTAATCGCATAGTATTTTTTACATTTCTAATTGAATTTAATTTACTACAAAGAAAATGTAATTTAAACCCTGCAAAATGTAATTCTTGTTTTATATTATATTTTTTTTCTTACTAGCAATTTTTGCAAATAATAATTGTTTAATTACATATAGGGAATAAAAAAATATGGTAATAGTGTAGGAGGAAAAATGGCAGGGAATATTAGAATTTTTGAAACAAAAAATCCAACGGTAACTACTAAGTCATTAAAGCTGTCACAAGAAGAACTCAAAGAACATTCTTCTCATATGGCTGAGGATATAAAGATTTTTAACAGTAAACATGGTGCGCCTTCGCCTGAACTGGTGATTAAAAATACAAATGTCTTGGCGCAGGCTGTAGTTGATAGAAAAGCCCATAAAACATTTATATACAATGAAGAAGGCAAATTTATTAAAGTATTTCCTGACGCTGTGGGTGCGCCAACTACACCTACCCCGGCAGGTGTAAGATATATAACGAGAATAGGCAGTGCGCCTTATAAAACTTCTGATGATACACCAACACCAAAGAAAAGTCCAAACGCATTTGGCCCGCATATTCTATATGACAGGGTTATAGATACTAAGTCAGGTGATACAAAGCCGACAGGTATATTTTTCCATGGTACAAATCATCCCGAGTCAATGGGAAAAGACGCATCTCATGGCTGTGTTCGTCATAAGAATAATGATATAAATGAAATCGTAGATAATGGATATATTACGCCCGGTAATTTTATTAATATTATGTAGTGAAAAAATAATAATACTTTATAAATTACTTACTTCTTATCGATGGCGGCAATTAGGTTTACCATTTCGATAGCGGTTTTGGCGGCTTCTGAACCTTTGTTGCCTGACTTTGTTCCTGCTCTTTCGATAGCTTGTTCTATAGAATCCACAGTCAAAACGCCGAATATTACAGGAATAGAGGAACTTAATCCAACCTGTGCCACGCCTTTAGAAACCTCGGAGGCTACATAATCAAAATGCGGTGTATTTCCCCTGATGACAGCACCAAGGGTAATTACAGCGTCATAATTTTTAGAATCA
This is a stretch of genomic DNA from bacterium. It encodes these proteins:
- the eno gene encoding phosphopyruvate hydratase, with product MGTFIEHIQARQILDSRGNPTVEVDVELSSGAVGRAAVPSGASTGMWEAVELRDDDKSRYGGKGVLQAVDNVNDIIAKELIDMDASNQYEIDRTMIELDGTDNKSKLGANAILGVSLACAKASAVTFELPLYRYVGGINGTTLPVPLMNIINGGAHADNNVDIQEFMIAPVGACCFQEALRMGTETFHALKSVLKGKGYVTSVGDEGGFAPNLSSNEEALEVILTAIEKAGYTTNDIKLALDVASSEFYKDGKYVLDGEGKTFSRDEMVGFLKDLSNKYPIISIEDGMSENDWEGWKTLTDEIGGRVQLVGDDLFVTNTKKLAEGIVKGVANSILVKVNQIGTLSETMAAVNLAHKAGYTAIMSHRSGETEDSTIADLAVALNCGQIKTGSASRSDRIAKYNQLIRIEQELGCAARYPGMKAFGIIKNAYSAQELCV
- a CDS encoding RNA-binding S4 domain-containing protein, with protein sequence MRLDKYLKVSRLIKRRTVANEVTSAGRVFINNKAAKPSTEVKEGDVLRLEYFNKTLIANILKVPTGNVSIQESKTLYEITDEITKLQEKE
- a CDS encoding L,D-transpeptidase, whose amino-acid sequence is MAGNIRIFETKNPTVTTKSLKLSQEELKEHSSHMAEDIKIFNSKHGAPSPELVIKNTNVLAQAVVDRKAHKTFIYNEEGKFIKVFPDAVGAPTTPTPAGVRYITRIGSAPYKTSDDTPTPKKSPNAFGPHILYDRVIDTKSGDTKPTGIFFHGTNHPESMGKDASHGCVRHKNNDINEIVDNGYITPGNFINIM
- the ribE gene encoding 6,7-dimethyl-8-ribityllumazine synthase; the encoded protein is MVNVYEGNLTAKEGRYGIVIGRFNEFIGSKLLDGAIDALKRHGLPEENIDIAWVPGAFEIPFIARKMADSKNYDAVITLGAVIRGNTPHFDYVASEVSKGVAQVGLSSSIPVIFGVLTVDSIEQAIERAGTKSGNKGSEAAKTAIEMVNLIAAIDKK